The Quercus lobata isolate SW786 chromosome 9, ValleyOak3.0 Primary Assembly, whole genome shotgun sequence region AGTTCATAAAGTAACTGCAACAATCATCAACTATccatcaaattttaattatttcacaATCCTACAGCATTAATTAGTGATGCAAGCAGCTGTAAAAGCATTTGGATTTGCTAGATATTGCTAATTGCAATAACAAGAGGTGGTAAATGTGATCAAGACATAACTTGATACCTACAAATATCATCATCTGTGACACTTGGAAGTATTCTAGCAACAAAAACTCAAGAACAACACTTGGAAGTAACATTTCTTCCTTTCGAAAACAGTGAGTGAATGTTCTGTGGACAAGTAAATAAGAGACAGCTCTTTCTCATGAAACtataataaatttcaatttcaaaagatTATCCCACGAAACTACAAAGTCATCTTGGGAAAATAATGGCAAGGCAAAAGCCAACTACATACCCCATGGAGTGAATAAGTATTAGTATATTAACTATATCATCATCCAAGCCAAACAGCTAGAGCTGtataatacaatataaaatcaaaaaatgcAAACAAAATATCTCTTTACCATAAAATCGATTAAAAGATATGGATAAAAGCTATcttgataattttattagtatttttagcaataaaCAACCAACGAATTATGTTGTAATTACCCATTCTAACATGCCATAAGGAAACATATCAATGTAGATGATAATCACTTGGGACAGGATTCAGCATAGAAACATACTGAGCTTATACACTTGAGcttatacaatattttcaatctaTTGTAAAAAGCAGCTTGGCTTTCTGGCCAAGAGCAGTGCACTTACTGCTGAAATTTTATATGGACTTCATAGGTCTTGGTACTATTTTTATTCGCTTATGctgttttcttctccttttatgtTATACTTTCCTTTGTTTCTAATTGTATCCAAAATGGAGGTCCACTCAAGGCTAGCTTTTCTTTAGCATTGTATCTTTTATACTCTCTTTTGAATAAATTCTGTGTCATATACTTATATATTGcaacattaaaatataaatagagaAAGTTCTCTAGCAAGAAGTAACTTGTTCGTCATTATAACAAATTGGTCATTATTGATACCTATGAGCCAGCATCAAGAGAATGGAGAAAGAAACTCAAGCTTCTCACAATATATCTGCATAGCGGAAGTGAAGACAAATAGGCAATACTTCATCCACGTAGATATAActcttaaaattaaattacaaaaaccaaGGAACATGATTTACAATTATTAGAAATATAAccaattaattttcaatttcaaagcaGCTATAGCTTTTGTCTACCAGCTGCctaagagtttttttttcctctcttttttctttttgtagctAATAAACATAAGTTACACCTAAAAAAAGCAAACTTGGGAACAAAACAACAGATCAATCAAGTTTAAACACACATGTATTGATTTAGAGTAATGCAAAGATAATTTAGTACAAAACCAAGGTCATAGGTTCTTTACTCTTACGCAAATCAAATGGTTGGCTATTTCAGACTGTAATTGTGCTATGAGCAGATGATTATGGCAAGCTTTGTTGCATATGGTATACAGGTGAAATGTATTTTGGCTTTTAACATCAATTTGtattaaatacatattttcatcTAATAACACAAGTACTATCAAGAATTGGCTACCAAATaaatcttaattaaattatataaatcttcttaatattatatataatcataGTGTTACTCATAAAAATCTCTCTTAGTTAGAGACATTTCTAGATTTTTGCTTCCAACACCTTATGTTAGTTGGATCAATACTGGGTAATGgccaatacacaaaaaaaataaaaataaaaataaatagaaaagagaTTTATATGCATAAGAAACCACATACCCATATCACAAACCCCAACATACAAGCAACCAACAAATAAGAGCAAACTAATTTTACCgcataattattttatttaaaaacaaaacacaaaaagggGCACAACTCTAGtatattaaaaaagtaattttacaaAGGATGAGCCAAGAAAAGAATTTTGCtgcattcaaaacaaaaataactgcAAAGAGACCCAAAAAGTGGGGGGCGGATGGGAGAAATTTTTAAGGATATTGATGCTTACTTCCATCTTATGGAATTAATGAATGACAATTGACTAGCgacaaacaattttaaaatatacacCAACTCATTGGAATTGATAGACAAAGAATTCTCTCTACATGTACGCATCAATTTTAATAGAACTCAAAGAAATatgcaatatttttttggatccAAAAGGACGAAACTTAAACAAATACAATTAATCACATTTTGCTGACTGAGGCAAGACAGATAAAAGATCCATCATTTGACATGTCCAATCATCCAAATATAAACAGTCTATATgctgtcttttttttctttataaaatttaatcacGAAACAATGGGAACTTAAAGCTGTAAAGCTAAAGATTTGGAACGCAATATAGTAGGTACCACCTCAAGATGGTAATCAATTTGAAGAAAAGAATTCTTTTAAGCTAGGAACAAATCTTGCCTTTGAGTAGCAACTTGAACCTCAAGTATCCTTTCATTATGGGTATCTTCAGCTACAAGAATTTTTTGACAGCATGAATATCAGATAATATAATTGGAAATAATGCTCAACCTACActgattaaatttaattatctaGCAGCTCAATACCTAAGGATCTTCTGAAGTGCTAAATGGGACAAAGCCAAATCCATGAGAACATCTTGTTTGGCAATTTTGCTACCATAGCAGAAACCAATTAGTCACCAAGCTGCAGAAACCCACCATCTAATATACAGAAAATCTGGAAAATCTGATCCATGAAAGAAACTAGAAACTAACAGTCAAACAATAATTGCTCATCAAACCAATGCCTGTAAAATATTAGTTTCCAACTCACTGAAGTAGGTAGGAATTTAGGTAATCATCAACCTATAATTCTCATTTGTATGGAATAATTTTACCAAAACTAAGTAAATTTAAGTTCTTGCATGAACAGGGGACGACCATTGAACGTAGAAACCAAAAAGTACAGTATCCGTaagcaaaaaatttataatagaaaaaatcaTGTACAGGAATTGTTCACAGTACCTTCATAACCAATATTACATTTTCCAATTCACCAAACTTATTCATGTACTGCCTAAATCCTTCCCAGAACCTGTAAAAAACCACATCAAGAAAAGGATATATTATTAACAAGAAGAGCATGTCCTACAGTTTGAAGATACACATACTACAAATTTTTGGATTTCACTCGTCATAACATCTAGGCTTAGAAATAACGAAGGAGAATGGcacataaaaagaaattcaagtaTATGCCAATGaatagtgtgtgtatatatatatatatatgcatctaCCAAGATCAGTGAAAGGAGGCAAGATGGtgacaaacaaaaaattcagaGAAGAAAGTTTATTAGCCTTCTGGATTTGCCAAAGCTACCATTTTTCCCTGGTATTTCTCACACTCAGAGTCATCTTGTGTGCTTAAAATCCCAATCAAATTTCCCAAACTTGGCATGAATCTTTCAATAATATTAGGAAGTTATACCGTCTTTGGGTAAGGTAGGTTATTAGAGCTACCTTCTTCACTAGCCTATTTAGATTTCTGCGTAATAAGTAAGAATATTCCATTATCTGATCTCCAAGTGAAGCCAGGGAATCCTGTGCAATAGGGCTGTTGTGTTTCGTGCTACATTTGTTATGCCTATTGAGGATGCTGGTGTAATTGTATTTGATGTCCTAGTAAGAGTCAAGATATAATTAGGACAAGCTAGGATTTGTGACGAGAATTTTGTTCTTCTTTGAATTTGTTTGTATCATGTCTAGTTATTCTATTGTTGATACAAGTATGTTGTGTGTGGCTTTGTGCTGCATCTTTtcttaataacttattattttcaTCCAAACAAAGGATAACTAGGTACAATATCATATAAGCATGCAACTTTTGGAAAATTGATTGACAAGAAACTTAAATAGAGGAAATACTTAAATTTGGTATAAATTTCTGCTAACTGTTAAAGTATTCATCCtcagaaattttgaaaaaagaaaagaaaaagaggcaaTGCTAATATGAGTTGAAGATACCGATGGGAAAGTCAAATCACAAAGATTAGAGGAAATAAATGAGCTATTTTAAATAAATCTTTGACAGAGGACTAGAGGGTGGATGACACATCAATACCTTAGAAATAAAGAGCTCAAAACTAATGAAGGTAGCAGTGCAAGTGGAGGGAGGTTATTCTACAACTCATTTTCCCTTGTCTTTAAGCATGCAATCGACGGTATTCTCTTTCAGGTTGAAATATCTCATCACAATTTCTAATTCTATTGGGTCTTGCTTCACCATTACAATTTtgcttatttctttctcttttatcaAACATCAATTGACAAATGAGACCCCAATTATCTGATAAAAAGGCCATGTAGTGATAAAGCCCACACTTCTGCCCTGTCAAGCTTGGGCAACAGCTAGCAATTGAAGCTTCAATGCAACTGTATTGATTCAACCAATCTGGAAGTGATCCACATATTATATAGGAGAGCCAGGTCAATTCACCTGGATGGAACAACATGACATTGGTTTCTAAATGACAAATAAGACAAGGAGAAGTTTctaattccaaattttcaagGATGGTAGCTGGATGCTCATAGACTGAAAAAGAGTGCATATATAAAGGACGGTCAGCGCACAAAGCTTCCACTTTTTATGGAGTTTGGAAGAAGTCATTCTAGGCAGCCTTAACACAACTAATGACATTCAATTGATAGCAGAGAATCCATCTAGTgcaaattttaaagaaaaaaaatcaatattattgCTTTATTTTACTAACTCAACATAGCTAACCTGTCATACAAACACACATATCAGGAGTTCACAACACTTACACTTCATTTCTAGGAtcaaattttcaatgaaaacaaaaaataatggaatTAGTTGAGTCTCTTATCTTGGTACCCAGAAAAACAAGAAGGCCTGCATCAAAAGGAGCCCAATTTAACTTTTACAGGCCCAATTTCAGGGAAAACTCAGCACAAACTCCAAATACCTAAAAGCATAATTTCCACATATTTCTAAACAAGAAAACAGCACAAAATCAGCAAAATTCGTCACTACCTCGGAGATCATCAACaatataatagaaagaataatTGGTCAGGTTTCAACTTCGGAAAATTTCAAAGTCCAAGTGTATATGTTGTACTACAAGACCAATCATATAAGGGCTACAATCCCACACACATATCTGGGAGCAAAATCCTTTCCAAGTTTTTCAGCATATAAGGTGAATTTCATTGCTAGAATAACAACCAAATTACTTTTAGCATATGAGACCAAGTTGCATAggtttaattattaattaattgactctttacttcttcttttttgataggtaattaATTGACTCTTTACTTCACATacacacataaaaatataagatagGTTCAAGCTACACTTTTTTACCTAGCGTAACTCTACAAgagtttaacattttttaaaacatagaTTTTCATGAAATCtaatggtgaaaaaaaaaaacactactaGTCATGTCATTAAACGAGCTCCTTGCCAGCAATatcttttatttccaaaatttaatACATTCTCTCTCTAATACTGAAAGTTATCACCTTCTCTATCTAAGctcacctcctcctcctcctcctcctccctctCCATTGCTTTTGTTGAGTGCCGACAACTTGGTTGTGCTGGCCATAAAACCAGTTGTCTCTAGCATAAAGTAAACCTATGGCCTTCAATTTCGATGCCACCAGGGCAGGGAAGATCAAAAAGTGTAGGGAAGCTAAGCATCTATAAATGTATGAGATAGTTAGGGTTTATAAATGGGTTTTCAAGGCACTGGGTTTAGATTGGTTAACTATCCATGCATTTGGATGTCATTATTGTATCAAAAACGGGCTTTTGAGTGTTGGAGGTGTAAATGATGAGAATGTAAAGAGAATAACACAATATTTACATGGAAAACCCTTTTGCATGAACAAGAAGAGTGAAAAACCACAGGTGATGCAGGGAATCCTCTACCTCTAGCAACTAGTATTACCGATATTGGAAAAGGTTAAACAATGAACAGTATCTCACAATGAAGAATTGTGTTCTTTATGGAGGTTAATCCCCCTCTCCTCTATAAGCCAAGGGAGGAGGTGGACCCCTTACAAATGTTGAATCCTTATTGGCTGTGAATACAATACAAAAACACTTACTAAAGCAGAGGAAAAGTGAAAATAACCCTTAACATCCCCCAAATGACAAAAGGTATGCACAATCAGCCATCAAGCAATAGTTCCACACAACCTTCTCAATGTTGCCCAGAATTTTAATGAGCAAGTCTAGAAGCCACTTGAGCATATGTCATTCCTCACTTATCCTTTAGTCCATGACTACAAGAAGAAAAGGGAATTGTATCCTTTGCATAAGCTCAGAAATCTGGCATTCTTCCCCAAAACAGTGAAGAAAATACACTGAATCTGATCTGAAGAGTTCACAACCTCTACTAGCCACTAAATTCAATTATATCATACATATATGTGTTTGTATGTATGTAGCCACAAGTAACGTACTAAAATGAATTACCAGATACAGTTGGAAAAGGACTGCTCTTCAAATAATTTCTGTAGTGGTCAATATTATCAACTAGATACTAGGATATGTGAACAGCATCcggaaaaaataaacatatgaaATTCCCTAAGCTGTGTCTATACTTTCGATTTGGCTTTTGTTAGAGAATCCATGTTGTGAATGTCAAACCAAATAATatcctcaaaaattttgaattttcatgcgGTAGAAGTAAAAGCCACCATATtatgagatgaaaaaaaatgtattgcCTTTGACACTAGAAagcaagggaaaaaaaataattaagagttCAAAAGGATTAATTACCGAAGCTGTTAGTGGCAAATCAGTCTTGTTGATGCTAAGCATATGGGAAGTcgtttggattaaaaaaaaacccccacGTCCTTTTCTTTGGCATTCCAATCATAAGTAAATCCTTTCAACAATCTGCATCTATCATGAGCAATAAAGAAAGTGTATCATTTTCCACAAAAGCTCTTTGAACTTAGCTGATGCATATAGTATAAAGGGGAAATTGATAAAGTGGCAGATGTATATCAACACCCAAATTCTGCCAGCAACCCAGCTGGATATGGATATGTTGGATGGGACCATCTCAAAGCACTGTACTGGTTACCAAGCTGTATCTATACACACCTTAAAGGTAGTAGTATGCAATTGCGATGTTAGCTTGCTTGTCTCTCCCATTACCCATTATAATATTAGCAACTTGCTTTCCTAAAGAGATGTCAGATCCTACCCTGATATTTCAACACCCCAGCTGTGAAAAATCCAGCACAGAGAAAGGAAATCTTTGCACATTGGCTTCACCAGTAGTCACCACATGAGCAGATCCCATTCTTGAAGTGATGAAATCGCTTCACATCCCTCACAACAATCTCTCTGTTCACAATTTTCGTAATGAACTTGGTTGCTTCATGGCAATCCCCACACACCCTAAGGTTCTTTATGATCAGTAATCTGGTTCCAGGCCCTGTGTTTAAGAGACCAAAAGCAATAGCAAGCCTCTCACTGTGATTacataacattttttctttgacttccTCATCAAGGGAATGCAACACAAATTCAGTCTTTGGGACATATCCAATAGCCCTCATTTCATGATCCAACTTATCCAAAAGTTGCATCATATTCTCATATTGATGGTGGCTCTTATCTTCCATAAGAAAAGCATGAAGTTTTCCTTTCACTTCCACTACACTATAACCTGGCACTTTCTTCATCCCCgtatttttcatgatttttctaACACTAGCTACATCATCCCACTTCCTCGCCTTTGCATAGTAGTTTGAGACCAAAGAATAAATTCCCAAGTCATCTGGATTTAACTCAAGAACCTTCTTTGCAGCCATCTCTCCAATCAACAACTTGCCATTTTTGCAGCAACCTGCCAGGAGAGCAACCCAAACAGCAAGCCCCGATTCAGCATTCATGGAATCTATTAGCTCGCAAGCCTCTTCAACTCGACCTGCACGAGCCAAAAGATCAACCATACAAACATAATGCTTTTCCGTTGGAGGGACCTTATATTCACTAACCATACGATTAAACCAGTATTGACCTTCTTCCACAAGACCTGAGTGACTGAAGGCCGagagaagggaagaaaaagTGGCATGATCtggttttagatttgtttttgtcaTCTCTAGGAAGAGAGACAGAGCTTCTTTTCCATGCCCATGAATTCCATAGCTGGTTATCATTGCATTCCAAGAGACTGAGTCTTTGGAGTTCATCTGATCAAAGAGAGTGCGTGCCCAAGAAAGGGCTCCACATTTTGAATACATGTCAATCACTGCAGTACCTAAAACTCTATCAAAATCAAGCCTTCTCACAATATATCCGTGTATAGATTTACCCAATTTCAAAAACCCAACTTGGGTACATGCTAGAAGTGCACTTACAAGAGACACTAAATCTGGTCTGTATCCACAAACCTGCATCTCCACCAATAAATCAAGTGCATTCCCTGCAAAACCATTTTGAGCAAAGCCAGATATCAGTGCACCCCAAGATATGACATTCTTACAAGGCATATTCTTGAAAACATGACAAGCAAGCTTCAAATGTCCATTCTTGGCATACATATCCACGAGGCTAGTTTGAACTACAACATCCATAGGAAGATCTTTCCTGATCAAATACCCATGAACAGAAAGACCCAATTTTAAGTCCCCAAGATTTGCACAAGCCTGTGTCAACCCCACCATCACAACCCCATCTCCTTCCATTCCCTCCTTTTGCATTCGCCTATACATATCAACCGCTTCAATTGGCCGCCCACTCTGCGCAAACCCACTTATCATAGTTGTCCAACAGACAAGATCCCTTCTCAGCATCCTATCAAAGACCACGATTGCTTCATCCATCTTCCCACACTTTGCATACAAATTCAAAACAGAAGATCCAACAAACACATCAAACTCAAACCCACAATCCATCGCTCTACGCCAAATTTCCTCCCCTGTTTTCAAATCCAACAACCTCGTGCACGCCTTGAGGGCCACCGTGAAAGTTGAGCTATCGGGTCTAACACCTTCCAAAATCATTTGACGATATAAATTCAGAACTTCAACTGGGTACTCTATACGCGAATACGCAATGATCATGGCATTCCATGCACCTACGCCTCTTTGAGGCAATACATCAAACACTTTTCGGGCAGATTTAATGTCGCCTATATTTGCGTAGGACGCGATGAGTCCACCATTGGAGCTTCCATGCTTGAAGAGGCCGGTCAAGAGCATGAGAGCATGGGTTTTAGATATTGATGCTTTGTCTTTACAGGCTAAGAGGAGAGGTCTAAGACGATTTGGGCATGGAATGAAATGCATGTATGTATACGAAGCTGATTTTCTTAACTCCATATTATTACTGTAGAGTTTTAGATTATAGCCGTGGGTAGAAGGACAATAGAAGAAATTCAAACtcattattgttataattttgtaattacaTTCTTCTCCTTGAGGTCGGTCTAAAGAAACGACACTTCACGGTTTAGAGTGAAAAACCGAAAAAGCAATCTCTTGAGATGTGGAGGAATAACATTCCAGCCCAAACTTGAAGTGGAAAAACACTTTTTTGAGTTGACCTTGAAGTTTGAATAAATTAACACTCTTTATGGTTAAGACTTTCATAATAACCTCTTaactaaagtttaaaaatggttagtaaaaaataattaataaatttagaataaaatataaaatttatcaaGCATCAAAATACTTGCAACAACAAATCTTTTCATAATTCgttgtaaaaagaaaatataataataataagcaaaattcacacttaatattttaatatacactttaattaaaaatttaaaacattacaTTTTAATTACGAAAATAAGATCATTTAGGAAACTTGCCTTGCCCTTAAGCAAATAGCAAGTTAgtacacaacatttttaatatcaatttaataaaatttggctAATTGGATGTTAATgtggaaaaatgttttttccttcaagtttaGGGTAGAATGTCATTTTCTAAAATCTCAAGGAAGTGAAGTGTAATTacctctaatttttttaaaacaaaatattaatggTAACCAAactaatcaaatttttttgaatatagATAGTGATAGAATATGAATTTATGATGTCACTTCTCAATCATTTTTTCAAAGGATAAGTTCTATTAACGTATTATGAGATTTGAGCTAATGCCAACTAagttcaaaacttttcaaaactaacaAATTTGGTCTAGATAAACTATTTCCAAATGAACACATGTCCATTTGAAAACAACTTAtctaactttttgttgaaaatgtgctaaaatataattataccttaaaaaagtaattaaaaaattgaaattttaaaaaattatacataaaactaaaagttgagcttataaaataatgtgaaacaGATACGTGTCAATATAACATTTAGTTTTTTGTGGAGTTGCTATTTGAATTCAAGTTCCTTATTAAAGGATATTTAATAGTAATaaactttactaattaaataaCTGGAACCCATCAAACTAATTTGTCTACTAAAGTATTGGAATTGACAAAAAGTTATGAAACCATGTTTCTATTTTCCTtccaataattttatgtttatataacttttgatatttataaaatgatttttttttttggaaagtatgACACTTTCTTACGCTGTATTTGTTTCAACATTAACGTTTTATGgaaaattgttcatttttcaaatagcattttctagaaaactatctcattttcaagtgtttggtatgcaactttttttttttatattttttgtataatttaaaacatgtacacacacacataaataattGACAAGGGAATATATCTTCAATAAGTACAAATAACCATAACTTTTAATCGTTTACTCTTTTTGCTAGTATATTAATTGTTTACTATGGTTAACTACAGGTTTTCAATATTACTCCaaattatgtataatatatCATCTCTACATAATGTATTTGCTAACAAATGCAATTCCCttaaacaattatcattcattatataacaatattattaatttattgtaaatattgttctatgtaaaagcaatttagagccATATAGGCACTATGtataaaaattttgtctttgttgaGGGTCAATTTTGAGAatccaagaagaaagaagaaagcccagcaacaagggtagcaaagggtTGGCAAACAAatggcaaaaccattaggcccaaggggcaagaataatggatcacaggcccataaaataaacaaatgggccttgaagaAGCGAATGGGCTTAAAGAAGcccgaaaagagagaaatagcatacTCATGAGTAGTATATGatatagaaaagtgagaatagGCCACTGCAGGCCtaaagtaatgcaaacaaagaaagtaaatgGTTAATGGCAGGCTCATGAACCCCAAATatgagaataaggtaattgggccaagaaagcccaatgaagttggtaaaaacccatgagaatgcagagttagtaaaagggtcaaggaagcccaaagaaagcaaatgggccaaggatgcccaagagaaAGACGAAAGAGACACAGGAGCCCATAAGTAGGAGAACCAATAGCCATGCTAAGCCACTGGGGGAAAAAGTAAACGGTTGGCCTAAAAAAGGCCCAACAGGATTGAGTCATTACAGCAGGAAATGACTGAGTAATATGGCGGAAATGAGAGTAATAAAGAAATGGGTcaaaagaaatgtaaggcccagtATCAAATAAAGCCTAGCTCCTAAGAGGAGCAGGAAATCGAAAAGCAACTcacataaaaggtcaaagaaaaCAGACGGCAGGCTATGCAGGCGTGCCTCCAGACCACAGCAGATGAATGAGTAATaggcagattttggacacaCGTGGAAGGGAGGCACacgcaaggcccaggcaccaccaacctgtacccaACCGATACAAGACATGGTGAGGCcgtgggtcagaggtaagaaggcatggtttggtggtggggagaggggaaaaatctatttttgaggttCCTGCTCAGGCTCTTTTAGGGGAAGTGTCCTGCTGAGATGACAtactacccaaaagaagcaagttgagttggaaccactaggtgcatgccatgagggatagggagagaaaaagaaccCAGACCATAGCAGGAAAGGGTGCTACggaagacaaacaaacaaaatacccttATTTGTCTGGTAATGGGGGGTGGCACACAGACGGACCAATGGTGGTCAGcaagtacacccagaccagacaaaagtagttaagggctaaaacagtaaaatctgATCACGGTAGGCACTATAAAATGAGACCCTTGCCGTGAACAAGGAAGGGAGAACAACAACAACGAGAACCATAACTAAGGAATAGGAATCCGAAAAGATATACCAGGAAACagaaaaaaataagtgggagggaaagaaagaaaagaaaagaaaatagatagagagttagaacggcaggcatgcaccaatagattGATTCTCTTTCTCCCTCACGAAATCCTGTTCTCTATCAAAACCAAAAAGGAGCTCTTTGTGCATCAACCATTCAGGTTCGTTTTCCTCAAGGTAGTTAATTTCCACGACATGACTTTCCTGGGAGATTAATTGCATTGAGAATGAACGTTCTTTCCTCTCTGGTTTTGCTCCTATGGACCGGATTTAAATTGACTTCTTTATTTTCTGATTAACCCACATATACTACTATTTGCTCCCTTTGtcctttttgtaaaagtgattattattaCTGTGATTATGTTTTCTTGAATAGGGAtcatttggtcattttctaCTAAGTAgccagatattttatttttgttattatgtcTGTCTGTCACAACTTATCTGAAACAGCTCTGTCTGCCACAAGTATGTTCCTGGCAAACAAGGCATAGTTTACGTACAAGCCGAACCAAATTGAGTTATagttggaccggtctcaactcccttatccaaaaaaaacttAGGCCTAGTGCAGCAGAAAGCAACCCAACACTACTAGCAAAGCCCACCACCTTACAGtcttttacttcattcattcttcttttttattttttattttttgcacttttatatgcgaaaaagaagtaacttcTGCCTGGAATTCatcaaactgaaaattttttagaggaaaaaaaaaatcaagcttgaaactAAAAGCAAAGAATTGAgattttggtagagaggaatgaaataattaccgCTTCAAATCTTCTCCTTTGCAAGTCGAAGCCATTGACCGATCAGTGAGGGGGAGAAATCTAAACAGAGAACTGTGTtatagaggagaagagaaacatggagaaaagagagacagctagagagagagagaaagatttaTAGGAAGAGGAGAGATTAGAGTTAGTGACAGTGAGGGTGTGAGGACTGAGGAGAGAAAAgcaaagggaagagagaaaaattgagagagcttaccatgagagagagaaggcgccaaaaaattatatttcccGCGACTACAgatgaagataatatttattagaGATGTAAcgcgtgagagagagattgttttccaaaaaaaaaatttggaaaacaacctatagaaaataaactttatttttattaatg contains the following coding sequences:
- the LOC115960555 gene encoding putative pentatricopeptide repeat-containing protein At3g25060, mitochondrial, producing MSLNFFYCPSTHGYNLKLYSNNMELRKSASYTYMHFIPCPNRLRPLLLACKDKASISKTHALMLLTGLFKHGSSNGGLIASYANIGDIKSARKVFDVLPQRGVGAWNAMIIAYSRIEYPVEVLNLYRQMILEGVRPDSSTFTVALKACTRLLDLKTGEEIWRRAMDCGFEFDVFVGSSVLNLYAKCGKMDEAIVVFDRMLRRDLVCWTTMISGFAQSGRPIEAVDMYRRMQKEGMEGDGVVMVGLTQACANLGDLKLGLSVHGYLIRKDLPMDVVVQTSLVDMYAKNGHLKLACHVFKNMPCKNVISWGALISGFAQNGFAGNALDLLVEMQVCGYRPDLVSLVSALLACTQVGFLKLGKSIHGYIVRRLDFDRVLGTAVIDMYSKCGALSWARTLFDQMNSKDSVSWNAMITSYGIHGHGKEALSLFLEMTKTNLKPDHATFSSLLSAFSHSGLVEEGQYWFNRMVSEYKVPPTEKHYVCMVDLLARAGRVEEACELIDSMNAESGLAVWVALLAGCCKNGKLLIGEMAAKKVLELNPDDLGIYSLVSNYYAKARKWDDVASVRKIMKNTGMKKVPGYSVVEVKGKLHAFLMEDKSHHQYENMMQLLDKLDHEMRAIGYVPKTEFVLHSLDEEVKEKMLCNHSERLAIAFGLLNTGPGTRLLIIKNLRVCGDCHEATKFITKIVNREIVVRDVKRFHHFKNGICSCGDYW